The following proteins are encoded in a genomic region of Methylococcales bacterium:
- a CDS encoding sigma-70 family RNA polymerase sigma factor has translation MNESFPLDPENWLNDYGDMLYRYAVIRVRCQTTAEDLLQETLLAAMQGVDKFNKKSSLKSWLFGILKHKIMDYYRKYQREIPLLTESDLGEDLLEHQFNAQGHWQVELSDWVSPEQNLNNDEFWEIFYQCQSRLPDTMAQLFTMRVIDGLSTEECCQIFNFKTDNQLWVALSRTRMKLRQCLETHWFNQGENK, from the coding sequence ATGAACGAGTCCTTCCCGCTAGACCCTGAAAACTGGTTAAATGATTATGGCGATATGCTTTATCGTTATGCCGTTATCCGAGTTCGCTGCCAAACCACCGCCGAAGATTTATTACAAGAAACATTACTAGCCGCTATGCAGGGCGTTGATAAGTTTAATAAAAAATCGTCACTAAAATCCTGGCTGTTTGGAATTTTAAAACATAAAATTATGGATTATTATCGAAAATATCAGCGTGAAATCCCTCTACTAACGGAGTCTGATTTAGGGGAAGACTTACTTGAACATCAATTTAATGCACAAGGACACTGGCAAGTGGAGTTAAGCGATTGGGTTTCTCCTGAGCAAAATTTAAATAATGATGAATTTTGGGAAATATTTTATCAATGTCAATCACGTCTACCCGATACGATGGCTCAATTATTTACAATGCGTGTTATTGATGGCCTATCAACGGAAGAATGTTGTCAGATATTCAATTTTAAAACAGATAATCAGTTATGGGTTGCCTTGTCTCGAACACGAATGAAATTACGGCAATGTTTAGAAACGCATTGGTTTAATCAAGGAGAAAACAAATAA